DNA sequence from the Pseudomonas tritici genome:
GGTGGTGATCTCAACCGGTACCGACAAAACCTTGCTGGCCGGTACCTCATCCGAAGGTGTCAGCAGGCTGGAAAAAGGCGTGCTGGAAAGCGTCCCCAAGGCGGTCGATTACGTGGTGAGCAAGATCAAGGCCGAGCCGGCGCCGAGTGAAGAACAGGGCGCCATGCCATCGCTGGCCGGTGCGGTCGAATGGCTCAACTCGCCGGAACTGACTTCGCAGGCTCTAGAAGGCAAGGTGGTGCTGGTGGATTTCTGGACCTACGACTGCATCAACTGCCAGCACACCCTGCCCTACGTGAAAGCGTGGGCAAAAAAGTACGAGAAGGACGGTTTGGTGGTGATCGGCGTACATACCCCGGAATACGGCTATGAACGCATCATCGGCAACGTCAAGGACCAGGTGCGCAAGCTGGGCATCACTTACCCTGTGGCCATCGACAACAACTACGCGATCTGGCGCAACTTTGAGAACCAATACTGGCCCGCCCATTACTTGATCGACGCCAAGGGGCAGGTGCGTTACACGCATTTTGGCGAAGGCCGCTATGAGGCCCAGGAGCAGATGATCCAGGCGCTGTTGAAGGAGGCCAAAGCCCTTCAGTGAGGCGGTCTATGCTTGTTCGATAACCGAGGGCACTCCCAGGTTTCGCTGCGGACTAAGCAACAGGGCCTACACGAGGCCACTGCTTTTCTGACATGGACCGGACATGAATCAAACCAACCTGCAATTCAAAACCCTGCTGTTGCTGCTGGTCCTGGTGACCATTGCCTTTATCTGGATATTGCTGCCGTTTTACGGCGCGGTGTTCTGGGCGGTGATCCTTGGCATTATCTTTGCCCCGATGCAGCGCCGCCTGCAGCAACGCTTTGGCTGGAACCGCAACCTCACGTCCCTGGCCACCTTGAGTGCCTGCTTGATCATTGCGATCCTGCCGGTGATCTTCACCAGCGCCTTGCTGGTGCAAGAGGGCGCGACGCTCTATAAAAACGTCGAAAGCGGTAAGTTGGACGTGGCGGGGTATATCGAGCAGTTCAAAAAC
Encoded proteins:
- a CDS encoding cytochrome c biogenesis protein DipZ; this translates as MLIIAFLGGILTVLSPCILPVVPFLFAGVDRTRRSVLLTLGGMVLTFALISSLAVVSSEWVVQANDTGRHVALVVMVLFALSLISARVGSWLARPFLRLGNHIDPDSRTLSGPLKSLLIGVATGLLWAPCAGPILGVILTGAMLQGASAQTSLLLVAYGLGSALSLGTLLFAGRGLVNRLKRSIPVTGWLRRGAGVAVLAAAVVISTGTDKTLLAGTSSEGVSRLEKGVLESVPKAVDYVVSKIKAEPAPSEEQGAMPSLAGAVEWLNSPELTSQALEGKVVLVDFWTYDCINCQHTLPYVKAWAKKYEKDGLVVIGVHTPEYGYERIIGNVKDQVRKLGITYPVAIDNNYAIWRNFENQYWPAHYLIDAKGQVRYTHFGEGRYEAQEQMIQALLKEAKALQ